GACGCCGGTGCTGTTGCGGCAGGACGCGTACAAAGCGCTCACGGAAGACGTGGCCTTCATCGGCCAGGACGGCGTGACGACGGGGGCGGTGCACACCGCGCGTTTCGGCGAAATCGAGCAGCGGTTCTACGCCACGACGCCGGACGGGCGGGCCAAGTACGACGCGTGTCTCCAGGCGTTCGAGGTGAAGCGTGCGGAAGACCCAGGGCTCGCCAAACGGGACCACCCCGCGTACCTCGCGATGCAGGCCGAGGCGTTTGCCGAGTTCCCGAAAGCGCTGCAAGCTTTACTTGACGCCGGCCTGGTCTACGGCCGGTACCGGGCGACCGCGGCGGGGAAGGCCACGGACGTCCACGGCACCGATTTGCGTGAGCTCCGAAACGCGGGGCTGGTGGCGGTGGACGGCTTGCGCTACGAGGACTTCCTGCCCTTCAGCGCGGCGGGTATTTTTGCGTCGAATCTCAATCAATACGGGACGGCGTCGACCGCGAAAGATCGACGCGCCTACGCGCAGGCCGACCTGGAGCGCGTGCTGGGCAAGGCCATCGTTGACGTGAACGTCGCGTACCGCGGGATCGAGGCTCGTTCGATCCTTGAGACTTACGAACATCTCGGCATACTCGACCGGCTGGACCCGGTTGAGCGTGGGCGTCTCGAGCGTGACGCGGAAGGTTGTCCGGCGCCCCTGGCTTCCGTGATTGCTTGATGGTTGTCGTGAGCGAGCGGTATCGTTATGCGATGCGACAGCTTGACCATTCGGCGTTCGAACGTGCGTCGGGCTATATCCGGGGCCATGCGCGGCGGATCGATCGCGAAGCGTTCGATGTTTTCTTTGGCGGGGGTGAGCCCGGCGTCGTTGCCGACGCGCTCGCGGAGTACCAGAACGAAGATGGCGGGTTCGGGCACGCGATCGAGCCCGACTTCCGGCTACCCGACTCGACCGCGACCGCAACGACGGTGGCGTTTCAGTTCCTGATCGATGCCGACGTGCAACCCACCCACGAGGTCGTGCGGCGGGGCGTGGCTTACCTGTTGCGCACTTACGACGAAGGGGCGCGGTCGTGGCGGCCGACGGCACCGGCAGTCGCCGAGCATCCGCGGGCTCGGTGGTGGGAAGACGTTCCGCCGATCGTGTACGCGCCGAACGCTGAGGGCTGGGGCAATCCCAACATCGAGGCGATCGGCTGCCTGAGTTTCTACGGCGCATTGGTAGACAAGGTTTTTCTGAACGCACGGGCGGACGAGTCGATCCGTTGGATCGAAGAAGCTGAAACGATGGAAGCGCACGAGCTGTTGTGTGCGTTGCGTTTTTCGGAATGGTTTCGCGGGCAACTGCCGGCAACGGTAGAACGCCAACTGGTCGCCATCGCGACGAAGACCGCGCGTCTTGATCCCACCCAGTGGTCGGAGTATTCGGCGCAGCCGGTTTGGTTTGCTCGCCGTCCGGGAACCGCGATGGCCGGGGCGTTCGGCGATTCTCTCGAGGCGAATCTGGATTTCGTGATCGAACAGCAGCGGGCAGACGGTTCGTGGCGCCCGATGTGGCGGTGGGGGCGGTACGAGGATGTATGGTCTACCGCCGAGCGTGAGTGGTCCGGGCACCTGACGCTGCAGAACCTGAAGCTGCTGGCGGCGTTCGGGCGGATCAACGGCGTCGATGCCGTCTGACGCTCAGGCGAGCGCCCCGCCGCAAGACGAGCCGGCTCCCGCGGTGCAGCCGTAGCAGTGGTCGGCGGTGGCGATGCGTCGCTGGGCGAGTTCTTCCGGCGTGAAGTCCCAGAGCCGTGGAGCGGCGTCTTCTTCGTGTGGTAGCTCGGCGGGGAGCTGGACGGCAAAGTTGAAGTCGCAGTCTGAGAGCCGGCCGTGATGGTCCGCGTGGATCTGGTGGCGGCACATGAGGTCCGGGATCGTCTCGGGGTTGTAGGCGTCGACGAGTTTCTGGAGATAGGGCTCGAGTTGGCCCTGGCGTTCCAGGTCGCGACGCCAGCGGGCGATGGGCATGTTGGTGATCGTGAATAGCGACGTGAATTTGAGCCCGAAGCGTGCGTCGAGCTCACGCCGGTAGTCGTCTTCGAGCGACGCCTGCGGCGGGGGCAGCGACGGGCCGACGGGGTTGTAAACGAGATTAAGCGTCAGGTTTGGGTCCTCGCCGTAACCGACGGCGTTCAGTCGTCGGAGGCCTTCGATGGAGGCGTCGTAGCTACCGTCCCCGCGTTGGGCGTCGACGTTGTCCTGCAGGTAGCACGGCAAGGAGCACGTCACCTCGACGCGGTGGTCGGCGAGGAACGCGGGGATCCAGTCGTAGGCCGTGCCGTCGCGGTCGACGTGAGTGATAATGGTGGGGTTGCAGCGATCCATGACGGTCCGGCCGTCGCCGGTGAAGGCTCGGACCATCCGTTGGAAGTGCGGGCTCATCTCGGGGGAGCCGCCGGTGATGTCGATGGTGCGGACGCCGTCGTGCCTCAAGACCCAATCGATGATCTTGTCCGCGACGTCGTCGGGCATGTTGTCTTTCTCGCCGCGGCGGGCCGGCGAGGAGTCGACGTGGCAGTGCCCGCAGGCGAGGTTGCAGCGTAAACCGATGTTGATCTGCAGCGAACGGATCGCGTCGGCTGCGCGCAGCTCGGGGCCGACCCGCCGGTGAAAAGCGTCGGCCTCGGCGATAGGCAAGGTGAAGGTGGTCATGTGAGAACAACTCGGGCGAGCGGTGAGGTCTTCTGCTGGGGGCGGCGGCTCAGCAGCACCCGCCGCCCTGGTAGTGGAACGTGCTCTCCGTAACGTAGATGTCGTCACGACCGAGCGCGGCGAGCGCGGCCCCCGTCTTGTCGCAAACGGCCAGCGGCATGTTTTTGGGCAGGACGTGTCCCTTGCCGTCGTCGAAGCTCCCTTCGGGGCCGGTGTACAAGGCGTACTTGCCGGTGAAGATGCAAGGGCCGTCGTCGGGCATCGGGCTTTTGAACGCGGCCACCTCGATGGTTTCGAGCAGCAGGTCTTCGTCCAGGTCGTAGCTGGCGGCGTCGAGGCTGCGGTATGGGCGACGCATACGGACCTCGCCCGAGCCGAAGCCCGCGTCGGTGATGGTCTTGAGATAGTCTTCGAAGCTGAGGCAGCCCGAGAGGCATTGAGCCCGGAGAATTTCGTTGTCGATCAAGTGCTCGGGCATCGGCCGGGGGGTGATCGGGTCGGACATGACCAGCCGGCCGAACGGCTTGAGCACCCGGTACATCTCGGAGAGCGCGCGTTCGAGGTCGCCGCCGGTTTTGAAGATATTGAACAGGCAGTTCTGGGCGGCGAAGTCGATGGAATCATCGTTGACGGGAAGGTGCAACGCATCGCCGTCGACGATCTTGACGAACGAGGGGTCGAACCATTCGTTGGTTTCGGCGGCGAGTTCGAGGTTCTGGGTCGCCGCTTCCCGCATCTCCGCCACGGGGTCGACCGCGATGACGCCGCCGGGCTTGCGGGAGAAGTAGGCCAGCTCGAGTGCTTCGAGGCCACCGCCGACACCTACGTACAGGCAGGTCTGGTCGGGGACCATGTCCTGGAGATGCACGGTGCTGCCGCAGCCGTAGTTCATCTCGTGCATCACCTTGGGGATGTGCAAACCCGGCAGGAACCGCGGAGCCATCGGAACGCAGCAGAGATTGTCCGCCGGGGCGGCGGCGGCCTCGGCGTATACAGATTGGACGGTGTCGTGATAGGTGTTCATGGAACGTGCGCTTCCGGAACGAGTGGGGGGGAAAGGATGAAAGGGTTGGTCGCGGCTTCGCCGGATCGGGGCCGGTCGATCGCCACGTTTCGGATTCTAGCCCTGGCCGGACGTGACGTGGAAACAATCTTGCTTCGCTCAATAAATTTTTTGCCGGGGTCATTCGCCCTACGCTTCAGGGCCTTGGGAACAAAACGCCAGCCGCGTCCGTTCCGAAAACGTGGTTTAGTCTTCTCATACAAAATGGAGCAAATCGATGAACGCGCGTGGAAACCGAAATCGGATCGCTTGGGGATTGCTGGTAGCGGGCGGCGCGACGGCCTTGATTCTGCCGCTCGCCTTAGCGGATTACGAAGCCGAAACCGCCCCGGGTGCCGCGCCTCCGATCGCGAGTACGTCCGAGTCGACCCGTACACCCGAAGCGGGCAAGATCACGCTTCAATCCGACGCGACCGCCGCTGCGATCCCGCTTTCGGCCGATCATGCTTCGGTGCTCGCCGATTACGACGCCTTGCTCCGCGAACACGTGACGCCCGCGGGCCTCGTGGATTACGACGCGTTGCGGTCGGCACCCGATCGGCTCGACGCATATGTCGCCTTCCTCGCGACGGCCGATCTGCAAGCGATGCCCGACGCGGAGCGACTGGCCACGCTGATCAACGCCTATAACGCCTTCACGCTGCGGCTGATCGCGGACTACCCGGGCATCTCGTCGATCATGGAGATCCCCGAGGACAAGCGCTGGAAGCACGCCCGCTGGAACCTTGCCGGCCAAATCGTGAGCCTCGACGGTCTCGAGCACCAGATCATCCGGAAGCAGTTCGACGAGCCGCGTATCCACTGGGCGGTGGTGTGTGCGGCGATCAGCTGCCCGCCGCTACGACCCGAGGCGTACACCGGTGATGGGCTCGACGCACAGCTCTCCGACCAATCTCGGATCGTGCATACCTCGCCGAAGTGGCTGCAATTCAACGCGGGTTCGAACCTGCTCAAGGTGACGCCGCTCTACAACTGGTACGGCAGCGACTTCGGCGAAGGCCACCCCGCGATCGTGGCCAACGTGGCGCCATACGTGGACGGCTTGAGCGCCGGCGATTCACCCAGCATCGACTGGCTGCATTACGATTGGTCGCTGAACACGCAGTAACACTTCGGCTTCAAGCCACCCGCCGACGTAGAAGCACGGCCGAGCCGATCCCCGCCAGCCCCAGCAGAAACGCGGGCTCGGGGATCGGCTCGGCCCAGTTTTCGTAGAACGCGACACCGAAGTTTTCGCCGAGTTGTCGGTAGTAGTCGAGGTCTCGCTCGAAGCCGAACATGGTTTCGAACGTGACGTCGACCTGAGCGGTGAGGAAGGCTTCGGCGAAGTTCGCGCTGGTCCAGGTGGTACTCGTCGAGTCGATCTCCTGAACGTTGGGCTGCAACTCGCGTAGACGCACCCACCAGTCGGCCTGGTTGTCGCCCTGCTCGAACTCGATGAACCCGAAGTCGTCGGCGTCGAACGGGATGGTGGAGTGGAAGTCGATGAAGGCATCGACCGTGCCGGGCGTCGAGGCGACGTCGTCAATCATGGCCTGGCCATTGACGGCGATGTCCTGGTGAGGGCCCCAGAGGCTCGGGTTCCAGAAGCCGTTGGGATCGCGATCGGGGTTCTGCACGGTTGCGCGGCTGTTGCCCGCCAAGCGTCCGTCGGGGTTCATCGTGGGATACGCGAAGAACTCGGCGACGTCGCGCAGGTTCGCCGCCCGCGGGTCGTCGGAGATCAGCCAATCAACCAGGCCCGCGAAGGTGTGCGTGCCGAGGACTTCACCGGCGTGCATGCCGGTGGTGATCACGACTTTTCGTTTGGGCTCTGTGGCCGAGTCGGTCTGAGGATTGGTAATGCGGTAGGCATAGATGTTCTGTGGATCGATGGTTCGGCCCAGATCGTCGGTGCCGCCGGGGGATTGCCCGATGACGCCGTTCACGCCGGCTCGGCCGGGAACCGCGCTGGCGGTTGGCTGGGCCCAGGGGCTGTCGAGAACTTCAAGGGTGTGGGCCACGGAGTCGCCGTAGCTATACGGGAATGCGTAGGCGACCTGGACTTCGTCTTGGGTGAAGGGCGTATTGTTCGAGAAGCTGAAGACCTCATTGGCCCCGCCACGGACGCGGTTCAGACCGCTTTTGTCGAAGAATTCCCAGTTTTCGCCGTCATACGAGTAGACCATCGGGTGGCTTTCGAGACGGTTGAGGCCGCCGGCGAACGGCTGATCCACGACGAATTGTGGCGTGATCCCCAGGGCACCGGTGGCTTTGAAGTTCATCCAACGCCACTGATTGCCGCCGTAGAAGTTGTCTCGGCCGACCAAGTTCACGCGCGGCGTGGTCGTGCCGGAAACCGTGTAGCTCTGGAGAGATCCGTGGTCGAAATCGCCGTTGAGGGTGAGGCTGGCCTGGGCGGAAGCGGCCAGGGCCAGGACGCCGATGGCGACGATTTCGGCGAGCCGGTGGGGCATCAATTTTAGGTGCATGAAAATTCTCCTAGAACAATTCTACGGATCAATCGCCGTTTGGCCAGTGGTTTGGGTTTGCTTCGGGCTCCGGGCTTCCCGAAGATGCCGAAATGTTCTCGCGCCGGCCCCAACTCGCGGATTTGCTTGCGTTGAGCGTCATCGGGCAACGGGACGCCGCGGCCACCCGACGGAGCCTCCATCGGCGTGATCGTGACCGCTTCCTGGCTTGGCAGAGGCAGCCATCCACCGGCCCCTGGAACCCGAAGGTCGCGACGGCGACGCAGCGTGTGGAACGTTGGTTGGGCGAGGACGAACGCGGCACCCTGCGTGCCCGGCTGGCGTCGGCGACCGCGTGGTCGTTCTGGTCGGCGGTGGTGCTGGCCGCGCTGTTGGGTGTGGCCGCGGCGGGGGTGCTGTTTCGTTACGACGGCAGCCGGCCGATCAACGTGCTGTGGGTGCTGCTGGTGTTCGTCTTGCTGCCGTTGGTGACCGCGCTGGTTTCCGGGTTGGGCATGCTGATCGGTTGGCCCCGGCCGGGCTGGACGCCCGGCGCGACGCTTTGGGCGTGGATCTGGGGCAAGCTCGCGAAGCGGACGTGGGCGGCGGCGGGCACCACGGCCGAGGCGGTGGTGCGCACCCACGCCAAGGTGCTTCGCCGGGCGCTGGTGGTCCACGCGTGGTGGGTCGGGCAGTGCGTCGGCCTGGCGTTCGTGGCGGCGGGCACCCTGACCTTCGTGGTGCTGCTCGCGACCAGCGATTTGGCGTTCGGCTGGGCGAGCACGCTTCCGCTCGAGAGCGACCGGTTGGCCGACGGCTTCGCGGCGGCGTTCTGGTTTGCGCCGAGCCTCGCGCCGGACGCGGCCATATTGGAAGCCACGGTTGCTGAACGGGCGACGCCGTTCGCGGATCGGTACGCGGCCGACCCGGAGCGTTTCAAGGCGTGGTGGCGGCCGTTGCTCGCCTTGGTGCTGGTGTACGGGCTCATGCCTCGGTTGTTGCTGACGGCGGTGGCGGGGTGGCGTGGTTCGCGTGGCGTCACCAAGTCGTTCGCGTTGCACCCGGCCGTATCGGAGATCGACGCAAGGATGACCACGCCGTTCGTCGAATCGTCGGACCCCGCTACGGCCGCGGCAGCGACGATCCCATCGGCCGTTCCTGCTCGACCCGTGGTGGCGTTGGACGTCTCCTCGAAACCCGAGGCGGCGCGCTGGCTGTGTTGGGCGGACGCGCCGCTGCCCGAGGACGTGTCGCGGGGAGACGTGCTGGCCATCGGCGGCGAGGTGTCGCTGGAAGACGATCGGCGGGCGCTCGATGCCGTGGCCGAAGACCCGGCCGCCAGCGTGGTCCGTATCGCGGTCAAGGCTTGGGAGCCGCCGCTGGCGGAATTCACGGACTGGTTAGCCGAACTCCGCCGAGGTTTGGGAGACGGACGACCGGTGGAGGTCGTCGCGATGGTGCGCGGCCGATCGGACCGCGACAAGGCCGAGGTCTGGCAGCGTGCTTTAGGTCGGTTGAGCGATCCGTGGTTGCGGGTCTACGTCTCCGAAGTGGAGGCCGAGCGGTGAGCGACCCGAACGCACAAAATTCCTCGCCAGAGCCCCCTCGTTTCGTCGTGGTTGGGCACCCCAACAAAGGCAAGTCGAGCATCGTCGCGACGCTCGCCCAGGACGACGCGGTCCGCATCGCGCCTGAACCGGGTACGACCACGCGGGCCGACGCGTTCGAGCTGCGTATCGACGGGCGGCTCTTGTACAGCCTGGTCGACACGCCGGGTTTCCAACGCGCCCGGGCGGTGTTGGCTTGGTTACGCGAGCACGAGACCGACGCGGCGGAACACCCGGCGTTGGTCCGCCGCTTCGTCGAAACCCCGGAGCACGCCGAGCGTTTCCCCGACGAGGTGGCGCTCCTGCGTCCTCTGGTCGATTCGGCCGCGACGACGGGCGTCCTGTACGTCGTGGACGGCTCGACGCCGTACGGCCCGGAGTATGAGCCCGAGATGGAGATCCTGCGTTGGACCGGCCGGCCGAGGATGGCGCTGGTGAACCCGATCGGTTCGGCGGACCACGTCGACCAATGGCGGACGGCTTTGGGTCAGTTCTTCGGCACCGTGCGGGTTTTCAACGCGGTGGATGCCCCGTGGGTGAAACGCGTCGAGTTGCTCGAAGCATTCGGCCAACTCGACGAAGCCTGGCAGCCCACCGTGCGGGCCGGGATCGACGCCTTGCGGGCCGATCGACGGCTGCGCGAGGGCGAGGCGGCGGAACTCATCGCCGCGTCGCTGGTCACGGCGTTGAGGCTCCGTGAAGATCGGCGGCTCGGGTCGAATGAAGACGCTTCGTCGATCCGCGAAGCGCTCGAGGTCAAGTATCGGCAAGGCTTAGAAAAGCTGGAACACGATACCCGCGACCGCGTCGAAGAGGCCTATGGGTTCCTGCGCTTGCAACGCGAGGACGAGTCTCCCGAGGCGATGCACGCTTTGCTCGGCGAACTCTTCGCCGAATCGACGTGGAACCAATTGGGGTTATCGCGAAAACAACTGCTGGCCGCCGGAGCGCTCAGCGCCGCGGGCGGCGGGGTGGTCCTGGACCTTGCGGCGCAGGGCCTGAGCTTCGGCGTGTTCACCGCGGGCGGCGCGTTGCTGGGGGCCGCGGGAGCCTGGTGGGGCGGCGGCAAGCTCCCGGAAACCAAGGTCCTCGGGTTGCCGATGGGTGGGAACCTCGCCCGAGTCGGGCCGATGCGAAACCCGAATTTCGCTTTCGTGTGGTTGGGGCGGGCCCGCCTCCACCACCGGCACATCGCGCAGCGGACCCACGCGCGTCGCGACACGCTCGTGCTCGAGCCCAACGCCACGCTCGACTGGTCTCCGGATGTTCGTCGGCGGGTGGTTCGGGCAATCGGCCCTTTGATCAAGAAGCCCGATTCGCTCGAAGCCGCTACGGCGGCCCGGGCTCCGCTGGTCGAAGCCGTTCGGGACGTGCTGCGGGAAGACGCGACGTTGTTGGACGCCAAGCATCCGTTTTAGGAAGAAGCTTCTGGTGCCTTGGCTCCACGCAGCCGCATGTGCCGAAGGATCTCGCCCTCGGCCATGTAAAGCACGTCCTTGGCGATGTTGCAGGCGTGGTCCGCGATGCGTTCGAGCTGCTTGGAGATGCTCATGAAGTGGACGAGCTGCTCCATCCGGTGCGGGTCGCGGCGCATCGCGGCGATCACGGCGTCGTACATGTTCGCGTTGATGCGGTCCACCTGGTCGTCCTGCTTCCGGACGCCGCGGGCCTTATCGGTGTCGAGCGTGACCAACGCGTCCAACGCGTCGCGCAGCATCTCGTTTACGTGCTGGCTCATGGTCCGGAGGTCGTACGGCATCTGATCGAGCTCGGCTTCCTCCGCGAGAGCGATGGCCTGTTCGGCGATGTTTTTGGAATGATCGCCGATCCGCTCCAGGTCATTATTGATTTTGAGCACCGCGACCACGTAACGCAGATCGAACGCGACCGGCTGATTCAACGCGAGGGTGTGGAGGCATTCTTCTTCCAGGTCCACCTCGGCGAGATCGATCTGTTTGTCTCGTTCGATGACACGTTCGGCGAGGTCGACGTCCCGCTTGAGCACCGCGGTCACGGCGTCGCGCACGCTCTCTTCGCATAGCATGCCCAGTGCGAGCACCTGTTTTTTGAGACGGTCGATCTGGCGTTCGAGGAAGATGGACACGTGCAGCTCCGAAGAGGGCGGCGGATGGCCCGGAGGAAAGAGACAACATACTCAGGCGGCCGGTGGCATCGCGGGCGCTTCGGTGGGCGGCGCCACGTCGCCCGTAACCCCCCGAAGATACAGGCGGAAGGTCGAGCCCTCACCGGGCTGGCTTTCGACCCCGACACGGCCGCCGTGCGCGGCGGCGATGTGCTTCACGATAGACAGCCCCAGCCCGGTCCCGCCCATCGCCCGGCTGCGTGACCGGTCGGTCCGGTAGAACCGCTCGAACACCCGTGCGAGGTGCTGGCTCTCGATGCCGCGGCCTTGGTCCGAAACGGCGATCACGGCATAACCGTCCTTCGTATCGGCCGAGATTTCGACGGCGGTGCCGGGCTCGCTGTATTTCACTGCGTTGTCGATCAGGTTGACGACGGCCTGCTCGACCAGGTTGGGCTGCATGAACGCGAGCAGATTGGCCGGGCAGCGCAGGTGTACCGCGATCGATTTCTCTTGTGCTTTCGGTGAGCATGTCTCAATCGCGGCGCTCAGCACCGGCGCGACCCAGTCGGCGGCCATTTGGTGCGTCGCGTGCTCGGGCTCCTGCTCGATCCGTGCGAGGGCAAGCAGGTCTTCGACGATCGCGCCCAGCCGGTCGGCCTGGCGGGCGATCATGCGCTGGAAGTTCTCGCGGTCGGTTGGCGGCATCCGCCCGTCCGCATCATCTAGCAACGTCTCGACGGCGGCCTTGATCGCGGCGACCGGCGTCTTCACTTCGTGGGAAACGTTCGCGACGAACTCACTGCGGACGGCCTCCAGACGACGCAACTGAGTCACGTCGTGCAGCACCACC
The window above is part of the Planctomycetota bacterium genome. Proteins encoded here:
- the phoU gene encoding phosphate signaling complex protein PhoU encodes the protein MSIFLERQIDRLKKQVLALGMLCEESVRDAVTAVLKRDVDLAERVIERDKQIDLAEVDLEEECLHTLALNQPVAFDLRYVVAVLKINNDLERIGDHSKNIAEQAIALAEEAELDQMPYDLRTMSQHVNEMLRDALDALVTLDTDKARGVRKQDDQVDRINANMYDAVIAAMRRDPHRMEQLVHFMSISKQLERIADHACNIAKDVLYMAEGEILRHMRLRGAKAPEASS
- a CDS encoding DUF2868 domain-containing protein, which encodes MFSRRPQLADLLALSVIGQRDAAATRRSLHRRDRDRFLAWQRQPSTGPWNPKVATATQRVERWLGEDERGTLRARLASATAWSFWSAVVLAALLGVAAAGVLFRYDGSRPINVLWVLLVFVLLPLVTALVSGLGMLIGWPRPGWTPGATLWAWIWGKLAKRTWAAAGTTAEAVVRTHAKVLRRALVVHAWWVGQCVGLAFVAAGTLTFVVLLATSDLAFGWASTLPLESDRLADGFAAAFWFAPSLAPDAAILEATVAERATPFADRYAADPERFKAWWRPLLALVLVYGLMPRLLLTAVAGWRGSRGVTKSFALHPAVSEIDARMTTPFVESSDPATAAAATIPSAVPARPVVALDVSSKPEAARWLCWADAPLPEDVSRGDVLAIGGEVSLEDDRRALDAVAEDPAASVVRIAVKAWEPPLAEFTDWLAELRRGLGDGRPVEVVAMVRGRSDRDKAEVWQRALGRLSDPWLRVYVSEVEAER
- a CDS encoding DUF547 domain-containing protein — its product is MILPLALADYEAETAPGAAPPIASTSESTRTPEAGKITLQSDATAAAIPLSADHASVLADYDALLREHVTPAGLVDYDALRSAPDRLDAYVAFLATADLQAMPDAERLATLINAYNAFTLRLIADYPGISSIMEIPEDKRWKHARWNLAGQIVSLDGLEHQIIRKQFDEPRIHWAVVCAAISCPPLRPEAYTGDGLDAQLSDQSRIVHTSPKWLQFNAGSNLLKVTPLYNWYGSDFGEGHPAIVANVAPYVDGLSAGDSPSIDWLHYDWSLNTQ
- a CDS encoding GTPase/DUF3482 domain-containing protein, translated to MSDPNAQNSSPEPPRFVVVGHPNKGKSSIVATLAQDDAVRIAPEPGTTTRADAFELRIDGRLLYSLVDTPGFQRARAVLAWLREHETDAAEHPALVRRFVETPEHAERFPDEVALLRPLVDSAATTGVLYVVDGSTPYGPEYEPEMEILRWTGRPRMALVNPIGSADHVDQWRTALGQFFGTVRVFNAVDAPWVKRVELLEAFGQLDEAWQPTVRAGIDALRADRRLREGEAAELIAASLVTALRLREDRRLGSNEDASSIREALEVKYRQGLEKLEHDTRDRVEEAYGFLRLQREDESPEAMHALLGELFAESTWNQLGLSRKQLLAAGALSAAGGGVVLDLAAQGLSFGVFTAGGALLGAAGAWWGGGKLPETKVLGLPMGGNLARVGPMRNPNFAFVWLGRARLHHRHIAQRTHARRDTLVLEPNATLDWSPDVRRRVVRAIGPLIKKPDSLEAATAARAPLVEAVRDVLREDATLLDAKHPF
- a CDS encoding M14 family zinc carboxypeptidase, with protein sequence MHLKLMPHRLAEIVAIGVLALAASAQASLTLNGDFDHGSLQSYTVSGTTTPRVNLVGRDNFYGGNQWRWMNFKATGALGITPQFVVDQPFAGGLNRLESHPMVYSYDGENWEFFDKSGLNRVRGGANEVFSFSNNTPFTQDEVQVAYAFPYSYGDSVAHTLEVLDSPWAQPTASAVPGRAGVNGVIGQSPGGTDDLGRTIDPQNIYAYRITNPQTDSATEPKRKVVITTGMHAGEVLGTHTFAGLVDWLISDDPRAANLRDVAEFFAYPTMNPDGRLAGNSRATVQNPDRDPNGFWNPSLWGPHQDIAVNGQAMIDDVASTPGTVDAFIDFHSTIPFDADDFGFIEFEQGDNQADWWVRLRELQPNVQEIDSTSTTWTSANFAEAFLTAQVDVTFETMFGFERDLDYYRQLGENFGVAFYENWAEPIPEPAFLLGLAGIGSAVLLRRRVA
- the arsM gene encoding arsenosugar biosynthesis arsenite methyltransferase ArsM; its protein translation is MNTYHDTVQSVYAEAAAAPADNLCCVPMAPRFLPGLHIPKVMHEMNYGCGSTVHLQDMVPDQTCLYVGVGGGLEALELAYFSRKPGGVIAVDPVAEMREAATQNLELAAETNEWFDPSFVKIVDGDALHLPVNDDSIDFAAQNCLFNIFKTGGDLERALSEMYRVLKPFGRLVMSDPITPRPMPEHLIDNEILRAQCLSGCLSFEDYLKTITDAGFGSGEVRMRRPYRSLDAASYDLDEDLLLETIEVAAFKSPMPDDGPCIFTGKYALYTGPEGSFDDGKGHVLPKNMPLAVCDKTGAALAALGRDDIYVTESTFHYQGGGCC
- the arsS gene encoding arsenosugar biosynthesis radical SAM (seleno)protein ArsS (Some members of this family are selenoproteins.), which codes for MTTFTLPIAEADAFHRRVGPELRAADAIRSLQINIGLRCNLACGHCHVDSSPARRGEKDNMPDDVADKIIDWVLRHDGVRTIDITGGSPEMSPHFQRMVRAFTGDGRTVMDRCNPTIITHVDRDGTAYDWIPAFLADHRVEVTCSLPCYLQDNVDAQRGDGSYDASIEGLRRLNAVGYGEDPNLTLNLVYNPVGPSLPPPQASLEDDYRRELDARFGLKFTSLFTITNMPIARWRRDLERQGQLEPYLQKLVDAYNPETIPDLMCRHQIHADHHGRLSDCDFNFAVQLPAELPHEEDAAPRLWDFTPEELAQRRIATADHCYGCTAGAGSSCGGALA
- a CDS encoding ATP-binding protein, giving the protein MGILLILALVVVGILTVAHRRQVRVLRTLRRSDQELTGQLRQRLASETARRNELEALLGSMTEGVLAVDLNGRLINLNRAGADLLRVSRDRVIGQELAHVVRNSHITELLRVTLDEQAPQQDEFELSLAGDTLEHPRAIEAQTATLLGAEEQTIGALVVLHDVTQLRRLEAVRSEFVANVSHEVKTPVAAIKAAVETLLDDADGRMPPTDRENFQRMIARQADRLGAIVEDLLALARIEQEPEHATHQMAADWVAPVLSAAIETCSPKAQEKSIAVHLRCPANLLAFMQPNLVEQAVVNLIDNAVKYSEPGTAVEISADTKDGYAVIAVSDQGRGIESQHLARVFERFYRTDRSRSRAMGGTGLGLSIVKHIAAAHGGRVGVESQPGEGSTFRLYLRGVTGDVAPPTEAPAMPPAA